The Procambarus clarkii isolate CNS0578487 chromosome 39, FALCON_Pclarkii_2.0, whole genome shotgun sequence region TAAGAGACAATAACATGTCCgtattcaactttgactcctctcacgtcacacacctcagggttggcaggcttgattatgtcattggtcacggtctCATCGATAATGTtgtcggaggatcaattgttcacgaattagttagtgatcatttTGCCATTTCAGTTCATACACAATCAATAATGTCAAATCCCTGAGTTTTGAAAAAATAATCAACATCCCTGAAAATTTATACATTCATTTCATATTCCGCAGttctgaatggtataacacttactgtTTTACCACtcaatgcattatatgaggacctggtcactgaagtaacccctttttatgacaatattgtaaaatccacaagacccaaaacagtgaggaagggacagaggtcAGAGGCACTGAGTCACGCCTTAAacccctgcatgacagagttctattcctagctgagcagtataacacacataaaacagctgacaccctcaacatatttcttaaggccagccgagagtttagcgagctaaaggaacaggtgtataaccagcactgggaacagtttttGCAAGGCTTCAATCACGCAACATCCgcatcccaaatgtggaataaaattaaaaagatttcccatcctagcagtcgtcaacttgatcaccattcacctgtagactatgccgacatgctgcttcaaaaatatgcaagcactgctagtataagcagcctgtCCCCTAGAtgtacaacaccacaacaaccacaacgccACCATAACGCCATCCCAACAACCACgacgccaccacaacaaccacaatgaTACTATAACAACCACaacgccaccacaacaaccacaacgccaccataacaaccacaacgccaccataacaaccacaatGATACTATAACAACCACAACGCCACTAAAACAACCACAACGCCACCAAAACAACCACaacgccaccacaacaaccacaacgccACAATAACATCCACAACGCCACTATAACAACCACAACGCCACAATAACATCCACAACGCCACTATAACAACCACAaagccaccataacaaccacaacgCCACAATAACATCCACAACGCCACTATAACAACCACAACGCCACTATAACAACCACAACGCCACTATAACAACCACAaagccaccataacaaccacaacgccaccacaacaaccacaacgccACTATACCAACCACaacgccaccacaacaaccacaacgccACTATAACAACCACAACGCCACTATAACAACCACAACGCCACTATAACAACCACAACGCCACTATAACAACCACAaagccaccataacaaccacaacgccaccataacaaccacaacgccaccataacaaccacaacgccaccataacaaccacaacgccaccataacaacaacaacgccaCTATAACAACCATaacgccaccacaacaaccacaaccacaacgccaccataacaaccacaacgCCACTATAACAACCACAACGCCACTATAACAACCACAACGCCACCAAAACAACCACAACGCCACTATAACAACCACAACGCCACTATAACAACCACAACGCCACTATAACAACCACAACGCCACTATAACAACCACAACGCCACTATAACAACCACAaagccaccataacaaccacaacgCCACTATAACAACCACAACGCCACTATAACAACCACAACGCCACTATAACAACCACAACGCCACTATAACAACCACAACGCCACTATAACAACCACAacgccaccataacaaccacaacgccaccataacaaccacaacgccaccataacaaccacaacgccaccataacaaccacaacgCCACTATAACAACCACAACGccattataacaacaacaatgccaccataacaaccacaacgccaccacaacaaccacaaccacaacgccaccataacaaccacaacgccaccataacaaccacaactCCACTGTAACAACCACAACGCCACCAAAACAACCACAacgccaccataacaaccacaactCCACTATAACAACCACaacgccaccacaacaaccacaacgccaccataacaaccacacctCCACTATAACAACCACAacgcaaccacaaccacaacgccaccataacaaccacaacgCCACTATAACAACCACAACGCCACCATAACATCCAAAACGCCAAAACAACGCAACCATAACAACCACAACGCCACTATAACAACCACAACGCCACTATAACAACCACAACGCCACTATAACAACCACAaagccaccataacaaccacaacgccaccataacaaccacaacgccaccataacaaccacaacgccaccataacaaccacaacgccaccataacaacaacaacgccaCTATAACAACCATaacgccaccacaacaaccacaaccacaacgccaccataacaaccacaacgCCACTATAACAACCACAATTCCACTATAACAACCATaacgccaccacaacaaccacaacgccACTATAACAACCACAACGCCACTATAACAACCACAACGCCACTATAACAACCACAACGCCACTATAACAACCACAACGCCACTATGACAACCACAACGCCACCAcagcaaccacaacaaccacaacgccACCAGAACAACCACAacgccaccataacaaccacaacgCCACTATAACAACCACAACGCCACCAAAACAACCACAacgccaccataacaaccacaacgccaccataacaaccacaacgCCAACATAACAACCACAACCCCACGACAACAACCACAACGCCACCAAAACAACCAAACCGCCACCACAGCAACCAAAacgccaccataacaaccacaaccCCACGACAACAACCACAATGCCACCATAACAACCAAAacgccaccacacaaccacaacgccCCCACAACAATACCCCAAAaggttcccaccattccccaaaacaacaacaacaccaacgctACTAGTTCACCAGACACACTTGAGAACATAACCTCCAACCTTCACACAAAAGTCTCCGGCTCGTAACGGGACAATTTAACCTTGATGAGATGCGGCTGTTCTAAAATGGCAATTATTGCTCTCTAATTGAGCAGTTGCCTCGGGGCTAAACTCCTTTACACCGTTAGGAGCTGTATTGTATCTCACAGGGCACTCCTTCCCCTGCCGGCACTCCATCCCTTGCCGGCACTCCAACCCTTGCCGGAACTCCATCCCCTGCCGGCACTCCATCCCCTGCCGGCACTCCAACCCTTGCCGGCACTCCAACCCTTGCCGGCACTCCATCCCTTGCCGGCACTCCATCCCTTGCCGGCACTCCAACCCTTGCCAGCACTCCATCCCCTGCCGGCACTCCATCCCCTGCCGGCACTCCATCCCTTGCCGGCACTCCAACCCTTGCCAGCACTCCATCCCCTGCCGGCACTCCAACCCTTGCCGGCACTCCATCCCCTGCTGGCACTACATCCCCTGCCGGCACTCCATCCCCTGCCGGCACTCCATCCCCTGCCGGCACTCCAACCCTTGCCGGCACTCCATCCCCTGCCGGCACTCCAACCCTTGCCGGCACTCCATCCCCTGCTGGCACTACATCCCCTGCCGGCACTCCATCCCCTGCCGGCACTCCATCCCTTGCCGGCACTCCAACCCTTGCCGGCACTCCATCCCCTGCCGGCACTCCATCCCCTGCCGGCACTCCAACCCTTGCTGGCACTCCATCCCCTGCCGGCACTCCATCCGATGCCGGCAATCCATCCCTTGCCGGCACTTCATCCCTTGCCGGCACTCCATTTCCTGCCGGCACTCCATCCCTTGCCGGCACTCCATCCCTTGCCGGCACTCCATCCCCTGCCGGCACTCTATCCCTTACCGGCACTCCATCCCCTGCCGGCACTCTATCCCTTGCCGGCACTCCATCCCTTACCGGCACTCCATCCCCTGCCGGCACTCTATCCCTTACCGGCACTCCATCCGATGCCGGCACTCCATCCCCTGCCGGCACTCCATCCCCTGCTGGCACTCCATCCCCTGCCGGCACTCCATCCCCTGCCGGCACTCCATCCCTTGCCGGCACTCTATCCCTTGCCGGCACTCCATCCCTGGCCAGCACTCCATCCCCTGCCGGCACTCCATCCCCTGCCGGCACTCCATCCCCTGCCGGCACTCTATCCCTTGCCGGCACTccattccctgccggcactctatCCCTTGCCGGCACTCTATCCCTTGCCGGCACTCCATCCCCTGCTGGCACTCCATCCCTTACCGGCACTCCATCCGATGCCGGCAATCCATCCCTTGCCGGCACTTCATCCCTTGCCGGCACTCCATCTCCTGCCGGCACTCCATCCCTTGCCGGCACTCCATCCCCTGCCGGCACTCTATCCCTTACCGGCACTCCATCCGATGCCGGCACTCCATCCCCTGCCGGCACTCCATCCCCTGCCGGCACTCCATCCCCTGCCGGCACTCCATCCCCTGCCGGCACTCCATCCCTTGCCGGCACTCTATCCCTTGCCGGCACTCCATCCCTTGCCAGCACTCCATCCCCTGCCGGCACTCCATCCCCTGCCGGCACTCTATCCCTTGCCGGCACTCCATCCCTTACCGGCACTCCATCCCCTGCCGGCACTCCATCCCTTGCCGGCACTCTATCCCTTGCCGGCACTCCATCCCTTGCCGGCACTCCATCCCCTGCCGGCACTCCATCCCCTGCCGGCACTCCATCCCCTGCCGGCACTCTATCCCTTGCCAGCACTCCATCCCCTGCCGGCATTCCATCCCTTGCCGGCACTCCATCCCCTGCCGGGACTCCATCCCTTGCCGGCACTCCATCCCCTGCCGGCACTCTATCCCTTGCCGGCACTCCATCCCCTGCCGGCACTCCATCCCTTGCCGGCACTCCATCCCCTGCCGGCACTCCATCCCTTGCCGGCACTCCATCCCTTGCCGGCACTCCATCCCCTGCCGGCACTCCATCCCTTGCCGGCACTCCATCCCCTGCCGGCACTCCATCCCCTGCCGGCACTCTATCCCATGCCAGCACTCCATCCCCTGCCGGCACTCCATACCCTGCCAGCACTCCATCCCTTGCCGGCGCTCCATCCCCTGCTGGCACTCTATCCCTTGCCGGCATTCCATCCCTTGCCGGCACTCCATCCCCTGCCGGCACTCCATACCCTGCCGGCACTCCATCCCTTGCCGGCATTCCATCCCTTGCCAGCTCTCCATCCCCTGCCGGCACTCCATACCCTGCCGGCACTCCATCCCTTGCCAGCACTCCATCCCCTGCTGGCACTCCATCCCTTGCCGGCACTCCATCCCTTGCCGGCACTCCATCCCTTGCCGGCACTCCATCCCCTGCCGACACTCCATCCCTTGCCGGCACTCCATCCCCTGCCGGCACTCCATCCCTTGCCGGCACTCCATCCCCTGCCGGCACTCCATACCCTGCCGGCACTCCATCCCTTGCCGGCACTCCATCCCCTGCCAGCACTCCATCCCCTGCCGGCACTCCATCCCTTGCCGGCACTCCATCCCCTGCCGGCACTCCATCCCTTGCCGGCACTCCATCCCCTGCCGGCACTCCATCCCCTGCCGGCACTCCATCCCTTGCCAGCACTCCATCCCTTGCTGGCACTCCATCCCCTGCCGGCACTCCATCCCTTGCCGGCACTCCATCCCTTGCTGGCACTCCATCCCTTGCCGGCACTCCATCCCCTGCCGGCACTCCATCCCCTGCCGGCACTCCATCCCCTGCCGGCACTGTACAGATACCAGCCCCCgagaggcggcggcggcggtctTCACAGGACCTGTCGTCCGAGGCGTCTGGTAAGTACGTAGGACACAAagaaagtctccgtggtgtagtggtaagacactcgcctagcgttccgcgagcgctatgtcatgggttcgtatcctggccggggaggatttactgggcgcaattccttaactgtagcctctgtttaacgcaacagtaaaatgtgtacttggatgaaaaaacgattcttcgcggcggggatcgtattccagggacctgcccgaaactctacgcgtactagaggctgtacaagaatgtaacaactcttgtatatatctcaaaaaaaaaaaaaaaattacaattgtTATGGAATAAAAATTACCTCTGTGCTCAGAACAGTTTTGCTCAACGCCTTGTGTAGCTCAGGGCACCTTTACTGggtatctgtgtctgtctgtttctctttctctttatTGTTTTTCTTCTATCATCTAGTCTACTCTCCTCGCTCACTACGATGTGGATCACCTAACACCTAGTGCCATATGGCACCCCATGGAAAGACATGAAGTTCCTGTTGGGAAGCAGCGTGTTACCTCTGGAATCCTTCCTTTGAAGGGGTGTTCGTTGTACAGTATGTAGAACGGCTGGCAATTGTTTATGTGGTCATAGACAATATTGTCTGTGTGGTATATATATAAGTGATACATGTTTCACTGAAAATGACTGCATATTTAGTATTGATtaatttctggtttagggcttcaatccctctgactagta contains the following coding sequences:
- the LOC138372647 gene encoding collagen alpha-1(I) chain-like is translated as MTDSLTNELNIWYLDDGTLAGTLETILEDIRSMLVKILNLPLDDSQWEQATLPVRLGGLGVRTASQMALPAFLSSSHASHDLGTPSPAGTPSLAGTPTLAGTPSPAGTPSPAGTPTLAGTPTLAGTPSLAGTPSLAGTPTLASTPSPAGTPSPAGTPSLAGTPTLASTPSPAGTPTLAGTPSPAGTTSPAGTPSPAGTPSPAGTPTLAGTPSPAGTPTLAGTPSPAGTTSPAGTPSPAGTPSLAGTPTLAGTPSPAGTPSPAGTPTLAGTPSPAGTPSDAGNPSLAGTSSLAGTPFPAGTPSLAGTPSLAGTPSPAGTLSLTGTPSPAGTLSLAGTPSLTGTPSPAGTLSLTGTPSDAGTPSPAGTPSPAGTPSPAGTPSPAGTPSLAGTLSLAGTPSLASTPSPAGTPSPAGTPSPAGTLSLAGTPFPAGTLSLAGTLSLAGTPSPAGTPSLTGTPSDAGNPSLAGTSSLAGTPSPAGTPSLAGTPSPAGTLSLTGTPSDAGTPSPAGTPSPAGTPSPAGTPSPAGTPSLAGTLSLAGTPSLASTPSPAGTPSPAGTLSLAGTPSLTGTPSPAGTPSLAGTLSLAGTPSLAGTPSPAGTPSPAGTPSPAGTLSLASTPSPAGIPSLAGTPSPAGTPSLAGTPSPAGTLSLAGTPSPAGTPSLAGTPSPAGTPSLAGTPSLAGTPSPAGTPSLAGTPSPAGTPSPAGTLSHASTPSPAGTPYPASTPSLAGAPSPAGTLSLAGIPSLAGTPSPAGTPYPAGTPSLAGIPSLASSPSPAGTPYPAGTPSLASTPSPAGTPSLAGTPSLAGTPSLAGTPSPADTPSLAGTPSPAGTPSLAGTPSPAGTPYPAGTPSLAGTPSPASTPSPAGTPSLAGTPSPAGTPSLAGTPSPAGTPSPAGTPSLASTPSLAGTPSPAGTPSLAGTPSLAGTPSLAGTPSPAGTPSPAGTPSPAGTVQIPAPERRRRRSSQDLSSEASAPTVTQFQQYNSYNSKTAPTVTAAAVTAATVTQPQLTTATTVTQHQQKHRCNSNTDKTVTQLQQCYTCDSSTAPTVTQLRQQHSFNRNNPATVTQLKHTTATTVTQHQQKHRCNSNTDKTVTQLQQCYTCDSSTAPTVTQLQQQHSFNRNNPATVTQLKQ